The Salvia miltiorrhiza cultivar Shanhuang (shh) chromosome 1, IMPLAD_Smil_shh, whole genome shotgun sequence genome has a window encoding:
- the LOC131005341 gene encoding mediator of RNA polymerase II transcription subunit 13 isoform X1, with amino-acid sequence MWTNIFKIGGLHQISWFQFLPNEFDFSALPDKSAKVDPKDAAMSAVLSAHLQLQKEGFLSAWTNSFVGPWDPSQGLHNPDEKIKLWIFLPGQHSSVGEKAQHAVSRLRGLASGFWVSPGDSEEVASAISQALRNRIERALRGFSYVRFGDVFSKYQPFTQNEELFRRGQPVAEFIFAATEETIFVHVIISAKHVRALSNGDIEPFLSNSCRRTNDRISVVVSPHGMRGKLTGCCPGDLVKQVYLSSGKFRDPNGTVGLPSKVALGSGPPGQLRGRNCFVEVTLGCQDKMVRNNANLHSNFSQPHGTESPATRLCNQRWPLDKLPICEKKFVYPTEAVLVPVMQTSFARSSLKRFWLQNWAGPSLSASSLVMHCFDFDSDDKVDSVDGSSLEPSGTRSHHGYRSSSNSNSSSYGSISSSSSDSDRKALGAGDLEADADSLMSRQSGLSSLGQMQNDGLQLGSKRPRSGTSESFGQAGMVLNPSMTDYGTMEANMSINGATNENVGSQWGWDDDDRGMGMDIQALLSEFGDFGDFFENDALPLGEPPGTAESQVLMFPAPDGGELCSSPSTSVMDVPDRMLVSAGFPSFDNFNHLQAPDSMEDLVIKNQETTKSLGPNQVTSMLPSSNGEFDHVVKAEALMTFAPEYGGVEAPKSEISSVIFRSPYVPRSSKVDSASSSNHYVYSATPPSPCCNGSHEKSTLPASEKACAEKKESCSALNSKKYYTHVERGKQQTGGNNNSLGKGEGEGSSAQFFAFGQADVKPVSAKASDSSQKEDNSLPSARTVLATEIECLVCQVSMCRLRHTLLSSSNLSPSSLSGLSCSSTQNLGHVDSSTMVDNMTSKSELKKTETIPVRIAGDVDGGMLDGSLTAPVGVWRSVGIPKVAKTSSSSMEVCPSIPHNSFMEESMLTYGLRQPLQELLDGIAFLVQQATSFVDVALDADCGDGPYGWLALQEQWRRGFSCGPSMVHAGCGGLLASSHSLDIAGMELVDPLSVDVQASLTIGLLQSDIKAALKAAFSNADGPLSVTDWCRGRNPSNESGMAYDGHSAESIASASECRDSSSTVTLSVGDPMSPSLTSAGGASSLKGDGTRGDEGGTSLMESDQQHCSRIRPTLSVVPFPSILVGYQDDWLKTSASSLQLWEKAPLEPYATVKHMSYYVVCPNIDPLTTAATDFFLQLGTVYETCKLGTHAPQSLGNEMDIDSGKISPGFVLLDCPQSMKIDTNNASMLGSISDYFLFLSNGWDLTSYLKTLSKVLKTLKFGSSVAVNTKEGNSGPCTVVYVVCPFPEPLAVLQTVVEASIAIGSVIRSSDKERRSMMHSQVAKALSYPAAVDESFSNVLTLTGFSIPKLVLQIVTVDAIFRVTSPKLNELIILKEIAFTVYNKARRISRGASGETMSSLSVPGGSHSVLMQMSPSVPGMWKDCVGSRIGGPPLQRESELDTSLRQGAWDNSWQTARSGGLGADHSRSGDIFPLDDIRCLFEPLFILAEPGSIERGLSPFLGNSADSSKLSDDCTSTSFVQNSASSGTGDNGPVSQHDSLDSDGLASGHQKSLPSLHCCYGWTEDWRWMVCIWTDSRGELLDSCVYPFGGISSRQDTKGLQSLFVQILQQGCQILQACSPDVGVAKPRDLVITRIGCFFELECQEWQKALYSAGGSEVKKWSLQLRRSLPDGMPAGSNGNSLQQQEMSLMQERALPSSPSPLYSSHSKSSAFMKGGIAQPSSRKQLMGGHVVLDNSKGLLQWVQSISFVSVSIDHSLQLVFQADSSPGSSQGSTTSGLSGYLEGYTPVKSLGSTSASYLLVPSPSMRFLPPSVLQLPTCLTADSPPLAHLLHSKGSAIPLSTGFVVSKAVPSMRRDSRSLAKEEWPSVLSVSLVDYCGGNIFSQDKLAKGANKPVGRGVSSESKDIEVETHIILDTIAAELHALSWMTASPAYLERRSALPFHCDMVLRLRRLLHFADKEHSRLPEKARV; translated from the exons ATGTGGACGAATATTTTCAAAATC GGCGGTTTGCATCAGATATCATGGTTTCAGTTTCTTCCCAATGAATTTGATTTCAGCGCTCTACCTGATAAGAG TGCGAAGGTGGACCCGAAAGATGCAGCAATGTCAGCAGTGCTTTCAGCACATCTGCAGCTGCAGAAGGAAGGGTTTCTCAGCGCATGGACTAATTCTTTTGTTGGACCCTGGGATCCTTCTCAGGGTTTGCATAATCCAG ATGAAAAGATTAAGCTTTGGATTTTTCTGCCTGGTCAACACTCCTCTGTCGGTGAGAAGGCGCAGCATGCTGTTTCCAGATTGAGAG GGCTCGCATCTGGATTTTGGGTGTCTCCTGGTGATTCTGAAGAAGTTGCTTCTGCCATATCACAGGCTTTAAGAAACCGTATAGAAAG AGCTCTTAGAGGGTTTTCATATGTACGATTTGGAGATGTGTTCTCAAAGTATCAGCCATTTACTCAGAATGAAGAATTATTCAG GAGAGGTCAACCTGTCGCCGAGTTCATCTTTGCTGCAACAGAAGAAACGATATTCGTCCATGTTATTATATCTGCTAA GCATGTCAGAGCTCTTTCAAATGGTGACATTGAACCTTTCCTCAGCAATTCTTGCAGGCGTACCAATGACCGAATTTCAG TTGTTGTATCTCCTCATGGAATGCGTGGGAAGCTCACGGGATGTTGTCCTGGTGATCTTGTAAAGCAAGTGTATCTGAG CTCTGGAAAGTTTAGAGATCCAAATGGAACTGTAGGTCTTCCTTCCAAAGTTGCTCTAGGATCTGGACCGCCAGGTCAACTAAGGGGACGGAATTGCTTTGTTGAAGTGACCCTTGGTTGTCAAGACAAGATGGTGCGGAATAATGCGAACTTGCATAGTAACTTTTCTCAGCCTCATGGCACTGAGTCTCCAGCTACCAGACTATGTAATCAGAGGTGGCCTTTGGACAAACTTCCGATTTGTGAAAAGAAGTTTGTCTATCCAACAGAGGCTGTTCTTGTTCCAGTTATGCAGACATCTTTTGCTAGATCATCTTTGAAAAG ATTCTGGCTGCAAAATTGGGCTGGACCGTCTTTGTCAGCTTCATCACTTGTTATGCATTG ttttgattttgacAGTGATGACAAAGTTGATTCAGTGGATGGATCTTCTCTTGAACCAAGTGGAACTCGCTCTCACCATGGTTATCGTAGTAGTAGTAACAGTAACAGTAGTAGCTATGGCAGCATAAGTAGTTCCTCCAGTGACAGTGATCGCAAGGCCCTGGGAGCTGGTGATCTTGAGGCAGATGCAGATTCTTTAATGTCCAGACAGTCTGGTTTATCTTCCTTGGGTCAAATGCAGAATGATGGTCTTCAACTG GGTTCTAAAAGGCCACGCAGTGGGACTTCAGAGTCATTTGGTCAAGCAGGCATGGTTTTGAATCCTTCCATGACTGATTATGGTACCATGGAAGCCAATATGTCTATCAATGGAGCTACGAACGAAAATGTTGGATCTCAGTGGGGATGGGACGATGATGATAGAGGCATGGGGATGGATATTCAAGCACTACTATCCGAGTTTGGCgattttggtgatttttttgAGAATGATGCTTTGCCACTTGGGGAG CCTCCAGGGACTGCCGAGTCTCAAGTTCTTATGTTTCCTGCTCCTGATGGTGGTGAATTGTGTAGCAGCCCCAGCACCTCAGTGATGGATGTGCCAGATCGAATGCTTGTATCTGCAGGTTTTCCATCCTTTGATAACTTCAACCACCTACAGGCTCCAGATTCTATGGAAGATTTAGTTATTAAAAACCAAGAAACCACAAAGAGTTTGGGTCCCAATCAAGTTACTTCTATGTTGCCATCTTCCAATGGTGAGTTTGATCATGTTGTAAAGGCTGAAGCACTGATGACCTTTGCTCCGGAATATGGGGGTGTGGAGGCCCCTAAGAGTGAGATCTCCTCAGTGATTTTCCGAAGCCCTTATGTTCCGAGATCTTCCAAAGTGGATTCTGCATCAAGCTCAAACCATTATGTGTACTCTGCAACACCTCCTTCCCCTTGCTGTAATGGATCTCATGAGAAGTCCACCTTGCCAGCGAGTGAGAAAGCATGTGCAGAAAAGAAAGAATCGTGTTCTgctttaaattcaaaaaaatattacacaCATGTTGAAAGAGGAAAGCAGCAAACTGGTGGAAATAATAATAGCCTTGGTAAAGGTGAAGGTGAAGGGTCATCAGCACAGTTTTTTGCTTTCGGTCAAGCAGATGTCAAACCCGTCTCGGCTAAAGCTAGTGACAGCTCACAAAAAGAAGATAATTCTCTTCCATCCGCTAGGACTGTCCTTGCAACAGAGATTGAATGCCTAGTTTGCCAGGTTTCCATGTGTAGGCTACGACATACACTGCTGTCTTCCAGCAACCTTTCACCTTCTAGCCTTAGTGGATTATCTTGTAGCAGCACCCAAAATCTAGGTCATGTTGATTCAAGCACTATGGTGGACAATATGACAAGCAAATCTGAGTTGAAAAAGACAGAAACAATTCCTGTTAGGATAGCTGGTGATGTAGATGGAGGAATGCTAGACGGGTCTTTGACTGCACCAGTTGGTGTCTGGCGATCTGTTGGAATTCCTAAAGTTGCTAAGACAAGTTCATCAAGTATGGAGGTCTGCCCATCCATTCCGCATAATTCATTCATGGAAGAAAGTATGCTTACGTATGGACTACGACAGCCACTCCAGGAACTTCTTGATGGTATTGCTTTTCTTGTTCAGCAAGCTACTTCATTTGTTGATGTAGCTCTGGATGCTGATTGTGGTGATGGTCCATATGGGTGGCTTGCACTTCAAGAGCAGTGGAGGCGTGGATTTTCATGTGGACCCTCTATGGTTCATGCTGGCTGTGGGGGGCTTTTGGCTTCTTCCCATTCCCTGGACATTGCTGGAATGGAGCTTGTTGATCCACTCTCAGTTGAT GTCCAGGCATCTTTAACAATTGGTTTGCTTCAGTCTGACATAAAAGCAGCATTAAAAGCTGCATTTAGCAATGCAGATGGCCCTCTTTCTGTTACGGATTGGTGCAGGGGCCGTAACCCATCCAATGAATCAGGAATGGCTTATGATGGACACTCTGCGGAGTCTATTGCTAGTGCAAGTGAATGCCGAGATTCTTCTAGTACAGTAACTTTATCTGTTGGGGATCCCATGAGCCCATCTCTGACCTCTGCTGGTGGAGCATCTAGCCTCAAGG GTGATGGAACAAGAGGGGATGAGGGAGGTACTTCTCTGATGGAGTCAGATCAGCAACATTGCTCACGGATACGGCCTACACTATCTGTTGTTCCATTTCCATCCATACTTGTTGG GTACCAAGATGATTGGCTCAAAACCTCAGCCAGTTCCTTACAACTTTGGGAAAAGGCTCCTCTGGAACCTTACGCAACTGTGAAACAT ATGAGCTACTACGTGGTGTGCCCAAATATTGATCCACTTACCACAGCTGCTACTGATTTTTTTCTGCAGCTTGGAACTG tttATGAAACCTGCAAGCTGGGAACACATGCACCCCAAAGTCTGGGAAATGAGATGGATATAGATTCTGGGAAAATATCACCTGGTTTTGTTCTTCTTGATTGCCCACAATCAATGAAGATAGATACCAACAATGCATCTATGTTGGGATCAATCAGTGATTATTTCCTTTTCCTATCAAATGGCTGGGACCTGACTAGCTATTTAAAGACTCTGTCTAAGGTTCTGAAGACCTTGAAATTCGGTTCGTCTGTGGCAGTGAATACCAAGGAAGGAAATAGCGGACCATGCACT GTAGTCTATGTGGTCTGCCCCTTCCCAGAGCCTCTTGCAGTCCTACAGACTGTGGTTGAAGCTTCTATTGCTATCGGATCAGTAATTCGATCTTCTGATAAAGAAAGGCGATCCATGATGCACAGTCAAGTTGCAAAAGCTTTGAGTTACCCAGCTGCTGTAGATGAGTCCTTTTCAAATGTTTTAACTCTTACAGGATTTAGCATCCCAAAGCTTGTATTGCAGATTGTGACAGTAGATGCCATTTTTAGGGTTACTAGCCCCAAGCTAAATGAGCTCATCATTCTAAAGGAAATTGCTTTCACTGTTTACAATAAAGCTCGACGTATTTCTCGAGGAGCTTCTGGTGAGACGATGTCATCATTATCTGTGCCAGGGGGTTCTCATTCAGTCTTGATGCAAATGTCTCCATCCGTTCCTGGTATGTGGAAGGATTGTGTTGGTTCTCGAATTGGGGGACCTCCTCTTCAGAGAGAGAGTGAACTTGACACAAGCTTGAGACAGGGTGCTTGGGACAACTCTTGGCAGACAGCAAGGAGTGGAGGACTTGGAGCAGATCACAGCAGATCTGGAGATATTTTTCCTCTGGATGATATTCGTTGTTTATTTGAACCACTTTTTATTCTTGCAGAACCTGGCTCCATAGAGCGTGGGCTTTCACCCTTTTTGGGGAATTCTGCCGATTCATCAAAGCTTTCAGATGATTGCACAAGTACTAGCTTTGTGCAAAATTCTGCTTCTTCAGGAACTGGGGATAATGGGCCTGTTTCTCAGCATGATTCCTTGGATTCAGATGGTTTGGCATCTGGCCACCAAAAATCACTCCCAAGTCTGCATTGTTGTTATGGGTGGACTGAGGATTGGCGTTGGATGGTGTGCATATGGACAGACTCAAGGGGAGAATTGCTTGACAGTTGTGTTTACCCCTTTGGAGGAATCAGTAGTCGGCAAGACACAAAAGGCCTGCAGTCCCTTTTCGTCCAAATACTACAACAAGGATGCCAGATTCTTCAAGCTTGTTCTCCTGATGTTGGTGTAGCTAAACCTAGAGATCTCGTGATTACACGAATTGGGTGCTTTTTTGAGCTCGAGTGCCAAG AGTGGCAGAAAGCTTTGTATTCAGCTGGGGGTTCCGAGGTGAAAAAGTGGTCTCTGCAGCTCCGTCGTTCCCTCCCTGATGGAATGCCAGCTGGCAGCAATGGAAATTCTTTACAACAGCAGGAGATGAGTTTAATGCAAGAGAGGGCACTGCCTTCTTCACCAAGTCCATTGTACAGTTCTCATTCTAAATCTTCTGCATTCATGAAAGGTGGCATTGCACAACCTTCCTCGAGGAAGCAGCTAATGGGTGGGCATGTGGTGTTAGACAATTCAAAAGGCTTACTGCAATGGGTGCAGAGCATCAGTTTTGTTTCGGTCTCGATTGATCATTCATTACAACTGGTGTTCCAAGCAGATTCATCTCCTG GGTCAAGTCAAGGTAGTACCACGTCAGGTCTGTCAGGCTATCTTGAAGGATACACACCTGTGAAGTCCCTCGGGTCGACATCCGCGTCCTACCTTTTAGTCCCTTCACCGAGCATGCGCTTTCTGCCTCCTTCTGTTCTTCAGCTCCCTACATGTCTCACTGCAGATTCCCCACCTCTAGCCCATCTTCTACATAGCAAAGGGTCTGCAATTCCCCTGTCTACGGGCTTTGTCGTTTCAAAAGCAGTACCTTCAATGAGGAGAGATTCCAGGAGTTTGGCGAAAGAAGAATGGCCTTCAGTTCTCTCTGTTAGTTTAGTCGACTATTGTGGAGGAAACATTTTCAGCCAAGACAAGTTAGCGAAGGGTGCCAATAAGCCGGTAGGGCGAGGTGTAAGCTCTGAATCCAAAGATATCGAGGTGGAAACACACATAATACTAGATACAATAGCGGCAGAGCTTCATGCTTTGTCCTGGATGACTGCTAGTCCAGCGTACTTGGAGAGAAGATCCGCTTTGCCTTTCCATTGTGACATGGTTTTGAGACTCAGAAGGCTTCTCCATTTCGCTGATAAGGAACACTCGCGGCTTCCAGAGAAAGCACGTGTGTAG